A single region of the Mannheimia bovis genome encodes:
- a CDS encoding YciI family protein: MYYVIFAQDNPNTLEKRLEVRPAHLARLEKLQAEDRLLIAGPNPTEDGTGVTGSTVIAEFNSLEEAQQWASQDPYVDAGVYGDVIVKPFKRVF; encoded by the coding sequence ATGTATTATGTGATTTTTGCACAAGATAATCCAAACACGTTGGAAAAACGTTTAGAAGTACGCCCTGCACATTTAGCTCGTTTAGAAAAATTGCAAGCTGAAGATCGTTTATTAATTGCCGGTCCTAACCCAACGGAAGATGGTACAGGCGTAACAGGTTCAACTGTTATTGCAGAATTTAACTCTCTTGAAGAGGCTCAACAATGGGCAAGCCAAGACCCTTATGTTGATGCCGGTGTATATGGCGATGTGATCGTTAAGCCGTTTAAGAGAGTGTTTTAA
- a CDS encoding YacL family protein encodes MEYQFTHSIHGIVAKCSMDHEAFARWLNTEITGNPKELETIFAEIEKCRAAFPNHYECVFEGREYSIYFDYDEVMAKANNLDAAFDEEEIEEGFQFYNEESIAFCGLDDFEKFLKAYQHFMQTYH; translated from the coding sequence ATGGAATATCAATTTACACATAGTATTCACGGTATTGTGGCAAAATGTTCAATGGATCACGAGGCATTTGCCCGTTGGTTGAATACTGAAATTACAGGTAATCCGAAAGAACTGGAAACTATTTTTGCTGAAATTGAAAAGTGCAGAGCCGCTTTTCCAAATCATTATGAATGCGTATTTGAAGGACGTGAATATAGTATTTATTTTGATTATGATGAAGTAATGGCAAAAGCAAATAACTTAGATGCAGCTTTTGACGAAGAAGAAATAGAAGAAGGTTTTCAATTCTATAATGAAGAGAGCATTGCGTTTTGTGGCTTAGATGATTTTGAAAAATTCCTCAAAGCCTATCAGCATTTTATGCAAACTTACCATTAA
- the moeA gene encoding molybdopterin molybdotransferase MoeA produces the protein MALLPLAEALENMLSRLPAPTMIEYLPLNECANRVLAEDISSPINVPNFDNSAMDGYAVRIADLEQNLTLKVAGKAFAGNPFSGELQAGECVRIMTGALVPKGVDAIVMQEETALNADGSVTFNNIPKLGSNIRRIGEDIQQGALVLKKGSLLNVASLPLLASLGIASVPVFAKLKVAVLSTGDELTSVGEPLSEGKIYDTNRFAVRLMLEKLNCEILDYGILPDDEALFEQTFIEAQEKADVVITSGGVSVGEADFTKTVLEKLGEIGFWKIAMKPGKPFAFGKLENAWFFGLPGNPVSALVTFYQLVQPALAKLSGLSADKIANLTQNLTACSAEKLKKAVGRQDFQRGYYYANQQGGLEVRPIGSQGSHIFSAFNESNCFIVLEAERGNVEVGEKVTIQPFNSLLG, from the coding sequence ATGGCTCTTTTACCTCTTGCAGAAGCATTAGAGAATATGCTTTCTCGTTTGCCTGCTCCAACAATGATTGAATATTTACCATTAAATGAATGTGCAAACCGAGTGTTGGCGGAAGATATTTCCTCGCCTATTAATGTACCGAATTTTGATAATTCAGCAATGGACGGTTATGCAGTACGCATTGCAGATTTAGAGCAAAATTTAACCTTAAAGGTAGCAGGAAAAGCCTTTGCAGGTAATCCGTTTAGTGGCGAACTCCAAGCCGGCGAATGCGTGCGTATTATGACGGGAGCGTTAGTACCAAAGGGCGTTGATGCCATTGTAATGCAAGAGGAAACCGCCTTAAATGCAGATGGTTCTGTAACCTTTAACAATATTCCAAAATTAGGCAGTAATATTCGTCGCATTGGGGAAGATATTCAACAAGGTGCATTGGTATTGAAAAAAGGCTCGCTATTGAATGTAGCGAGTTTGCCATTGTTAGCTTCACTCGGCATTGCCTCAGTGCCTGTTTTTGCAAAATTAAAAGTGGCAGTTCTTTCTACAGGTGATGAATTAACGTCGGTTGGAGAGCCTTTGAGTGAAGGGAAAATTTACGATACCAACCGTTTTGCAGTACGTTTAATGTTGGAAAAACTCAACTGCGAGATTTTAGATTACGGTATTTTGCCTGATGATGAAGCCTTATTTGAACAAACTTTTATTGAGGCACAAGAAAAAGCTGATGTAGTGATTACGAGTGGCGGAGTGTCTGTTGGCGAGGCAGATTTTACTAAAACAGTATTGGAGAAATTAGGCGAAATCGGTTTCTGGAAAATTGCAATGAAACCGGGCAAACCTTTCGCATTTGGTAAATTAGAAAATGCGTGGTTCTTTGGCTTACCGGGAAACCCTGTTTCCGCATTAGTAACCTTCTACCAATTAGTGCAACCGGCTTTAGCGAAATTATCGGGGTTATCGGCAGATAAAATTGCAAATCTTACGCAAAATTTAACCGCTTGTAGTGCTGAAAAATTGAAAAAAGCAGTTGGTCGTCAAGACTTCCAACGTGGCTATTACTACGCTAATCAGCAAGGCGGGCTGGAAGTTAGACCGATTGGCTCACAAGGTTCACATATTTTTAGTGCTTTTAATGAAAGTAACTGTTTTATCGTGCTTGAAGCAGAGCGTGGCAATGTAGAGGTTGGAGAAAAGGTAACTATTCAGCCGTTTAATTCGTTACTCGGCTAG
- the hemN gene encoding oxygen-independent coproporphyrinogen III oxidase, translated as MSEIIWDLALIQKYNHSGPRYTSYPTALEFNENYTNDDFIAAAARYPERPLSLYVHIPFCHKLCYFCGCNKVITRHRHKVEIYLDYLEREIKTRAPLFTNRLVTQIHWGGGTPTYLDEDQSARLMQMLRTHFEISEDAEISIEMDPREIELDMLDHLKAIGFNRISMGIQDFDKEVQRLVNREQDEEFIFALMKRAKELGFVSTNVDLIYGLPKQNVESFMYTLQRVVELNPDRMSVFNYAHLPSRFAAQVKIKEELLPAPETKLTILQKSIEFLGENGYKFIGMDHFAKPDDELAVAQEKGILHRNFQGYTTQEECDLLGMGVSAISLLGDTYAQNRKELQQYYADVEESGIALHKGIALTQDDCIRRDVIKALICNFKLDFATIEKQYGIDFKAYFAEDLTLLEPLAEDELLTINDDGIVVLPRGRLLIRNICLCFDVYSRQLARRQQFSRII; from the coding sequence ATGTCAGAAATTATTTGGGATTTAGCCCTTATTCAAAAATATAACCATTCAGGTCCTCGTTACACTTCTTACCCAACGGCATTAGAGTTTAACGAAAATTATACTAATGATGATTTTATTGCAGCGGCTGCTCGTTATCCTGAGCGTCCGCTTTCGCTTTATGTACATATTCCGTTTTGTCATAAACTGTGCTATTTCTGTGGCTGTAATAAAGTGATTACCCGCCATCGCCATAAAGTTGAAATATATTTAGATTATTTAGAGCGTGAAATTAAAACCCGAGCACCGCTATTTACAAATCGCTTGGTTACCCAAATTCACTGGGGCGGTGGTACTCCAACTTATTTAGATGAAGATCAATCTGCACGTTTGATGCAAATGTTGCGTACTCATTTTGAAATTAGCGAAGATGCTGAAATCAGTATTGAGATGGATCCGCGTGAAATTGAACTAGATATGTTAGATCACCTAAAAGCTATCGGTTTTAACCGAATTAGTATGGGGATTCAAGATTTCGACAAAGAAGTGCAACGCTTAGTAAACCGTGAGCAAGATGAAGAGTTTATTTTTGCGTTAATGAAGCGTGCAAAAGAACTTGGCTTTGTTTCAACCAATGTAGACTTAATTTACGGCTTACCGAAACAAAATGTTGAGAGCTTTATGTACACGTTACAACGTGTGGTAGAATTAAATCCGGATCGTATGAGTGTGTTTAACTACGCACACTTGCCAAGTCGTTTTGCAGCACAGGTTAAAATCAAAGAAGAGCTACTGCCAGCACCGGAAACAAAGCTTACGATCTTACAAAAATCGATCGAATTCTTAGGCGAAAACGGTTATAAATTTATCGGTATGGATCACTTTGCCAAACCTGATGATGAACTTGCGGTTGCTCAAGAAAAAGGAATTTTGCACCGTAACTTTCAAGGCTATACAACACAAGAAGAGTGCGATTTGTTAGGTATGGGCGTTTCAGCAATCAGCTTACTGGGCGATACTTACGCTCAAAATCGCAAAGAGTTACAGCAATATTATGCTGATGTGGAAGAAAGTGGCATTGCTTTACATAAAGGTATTGCACTTACCCAAGATGACTGTATTCGCCGTGATGTGATTAAAGCCCTGATTTGCAACTTCAAGCTCGATTTTGCAACTATTGAAAAGCAATACGGTATTGATTTTAAAGCCTATTTTGCTGAAGATCTGACTTTATTAGAGCCGTTAGCGGAAGATGAATTATTAACGATTAACGATGATGGCATTGTGGTGCTACCTCGTGGGCGTTTGTTAATCCGTAATATTTGCTTATGTTTTGATGTGTATTCAAGACAATTAGCGAGAAGACAGCAGTTTTCCCGTATTATCTAG
- a CDS encoding DUF2489 domain-containing protein codes for MLKMFLIVLATLILISMAGYAIHLMLKVRLQKRREQELIEEAKQSQKARYLRILESIDVITRAMISEQCDFSEGVLRLKPLLDVLGKKLSHYNAMWALYEVVENMPILDERKNLKRNERMKLDLEREAKEVELEAEIKAECEQLLKDIEEMRKAI; via the coding sequence ATGCTAAAAATGTTCCTGATTGTACTTGCGACACTTATTCTGATTTCAATGGCTGGTTATGCAATCCACTTAATGCTTAAAGTCCGTTTACAAAAAAGACGTGAGCAAGAGTTAATTGAAGAGGCTAAACAATCACAAAAAGCACGTTATCTTCGTATTTTAGAAAGTATTGATGTGATTACCAGAGCAATGATTTCTGAACAATGTGATTTCTCTGAGGGCGTTTTGCGTTTAAAGCCACTGCTAGATGTATTAGGCAAAAAATTAAGCCATTACAATGCGATGTGGGCGTTATATGAAGTGGTCGAAAATATGCCGATTTTAGATGAACGCAAAAATTTGAAACGCAATGAACGAATGAAACTCGATTTAGAACGCGAAGCAAAAGAAGTTGAGCTTGAGGCAGAAATTAAAGCCGAGTGTGAGCAATTATTAAAAGATATTGAAGAAATGAGAAAGGCAATCTAA
- a CDS encoding ABC transporter permease yields the protein MPIKFVDLLQQSWNFMRNQQSFTLFAIVTIVVVQLAFILLLPASPEMAAEPQPQQIQIDSSKLLAILMPTVLLGIANLFLTVLMILNIQSINNGNYQHFFQNAGGALKHFLPVLMLQFIMVLPLSLGASFAMASPETVIIALPMLVAGFYFFIKLSLVIYAYLLEKPQKTLSESIKFTFQLSRGKMLPLILFCVISYLLPGILSRLLTVFGNDFVGSLITVIFSAIINVFMAIFSFRFYQVYRQMPAN from the coding sequence ATGCCAATTAAATTTGTGGATTTATTACAGCAAAGTTGGAATTTTATGCGTAATCAGCAATCTTTTACGCTGTTTGCAATAGTAACTATCGTAGTTGTGCAGCTGGCATTTATTTTATTATTGCCGGCTTCACCGGAAATGGCAGCAGAACCGCAGCCACAACAAATTCAAATTGATAGCTCAAAATTATTAGCTATTTTAATGCCAACTGTTTTATTAGGAATTGCCAATCTATTTCTGACTGTATTGATGATTTTAAACATTCAATCTATTAATAATGGCAATTATCAGCACTTTTTCCAAAATGCAGGTGGAGCATTAAAGCATTTTTTACCTGTTTTAATGTTGCAATTTATTATGGTACTTCCCCTTTCATTAGGGGCTTCTTTTGCAATGGCATCGCCTGAAACTGTGATTATTGCTTTGCCTATGCTAGTGGCTGGTTTTTATTTTTTCATTAAATTATCGCTTGTAATTTACGCTTATTTATTAGAAAAACCACAGAAAACATTATCAGAAAGTATTAAATTTACTTTCCAATTATCACGTGGAAAAATGCTACCGTTAATTTTATTTTGTGTGATTTCTTATTTATTGCCGGGAATACTATCTCGATTACTTACTGTTTTTGGTAATGATTTTGTAGGTTCATTAATTACCGTTATTTTTAGTGCAATCATTAATGTATTTATGGCAATTTTTAGCTTCCGTTTTTACCAAGTTTATCGTCAAATGCCGGCGAATTAA
- the yihI gene encoding Der GTPase-activating protein YihI, which yields MSRTKKTRRITDIMPARKTDKPKQPTPKLGGGKNRKLTRYELDALAREEKRKRKHKGLPTGSRNADPAEQKKAVEKEVKDPRIGSRKKVPLMVEFVNQPEKGRTIKPVPVEAVKPTLSPEQELEQLENNECLNQLLDDLEAGKTLSIEDQKFMNECLDRIDELMTELGIEFEDEDGDNGDALLRQFETMDINKFR from the coding sequence ATGAGCCGTACGAAAAAAACACGCCGCATTACTGATATTATGCCGGCAAGAAAAACAGATAAACCAAAGCAACCGACACCCAAATTAGGTGGCGGTAAAAATCGTAAATTAACCCGCTATGAGCTAGATGCGTTAGCCCGTGAGGAAAAGCGTAAACGTAAACATAAAGGTTTACCGACAGGTTCTCGCAATGCAGATCCGGCAGAGCAGAAAAAAGCGGTTGAGAAAGAAGTAAAAGATCCACGTATCGGCAGCCGTAAAAAAGTGCCGTTAATGGTGGAATTTGTTAATCAACCTGAAAAAGGGCGTACGATTAAGCCTGTGCCGGTTGAGGCAGTAAAACCAACGCTTTCGCCTGAACAAGAGTTAGAACAATTAGAAAATAATGAATGCTTAAATCAGTTATTAGATGATTTAGAAGCAGGTAAAACATTATCAATTGAAGATCAGAAATTTATGAATGAGTGCTTAGATCGCATTGATGAATTAATGACGGAACTTGGCATCGAATTTGAAGATGAAGACGGCGATAACGGTGATGCGTTATTACGCCAATTTGAAACAATGGATATTAATAAATTCCGCTAA
- the yfbV gene encoding terminus macrodomain insulation protein YfbV, with product MLSLFEAGQRYLNTLPNQKKLANFMPDYHIIRLVKFSSKVMPAFACFALVWQYFFTDPTQSVLANSVITAIFAISIPFQGLYWLGKRARSPLSLSLLQWYETLRQKLITAQVKLEEEQAVPSFQDFANLLKLAEETWGNEYFDEL from the coding sequence ATGTTAAGCCTATTTGAAGCAGGGCAACGTTACCTCAACACCCTGCCTAATCAGAAAAAACTGGCGAATTTTATGCCTGATTATCATATTATCCGCCTTGTTAAATTTTCTTCTAAAGTAATGCCCGCTTTTGCGTGCTTTGCTTTAGTATGGCAATACTTTTTTACCGATCCGACACAATCTGTTTTAGCTAATTCTGTTATTACCGCTATTTTTGCAATTTCTATTCCCTTTCAAGGGCTTTATTGGCTGGGTAAAAGGGCAAGATCACCTCTCTCATTATCACTACTGCAATGGTATGAAACACTTAGACAAAAGCTGATTACCGCTCAAGTTAAACTTGAAGAAGAACAAGCGGTGCCTTCTTTCCAAGATTTTGCAAATTTACTGAAATTGGCAGAAGAAACGTGGGGAAATGAATATTTTGATGAGCTTTAA
- the yciA gene encoding acyl-CoA thioester hydrolase YciA, whose amino-acid sequence MKNKPYEKDPEGKLILRTLAMPSDTNANGDIFGGWIMSQMDLGGAILAKELAKGRVVTVTVDKMIFHRPISVGDVVCCYGKLMHIGRSSMQVKVEVFIKQVYEGTRERFLVTEALFTYVATDKEGRPRAVPRENNPELYEALSLITQTTEQGE is encoded by the coding sequence ATGAAAAATAAACCTTACGAAAAAGATCCTGAAGGGAAACTGATTTTAAGAACGCTTGCAATGCCATCAGACACCAATGCTAATGGCGATATTTTTGGTGGTTGGATTATGTCGCAAATGGACTTAGGCGGTGCAATTTTAGCAAAAGAACTTGCTAAAGGCAGAGTAGTTACAGTAACCGTTGATAAAATGATTTTCCATCGCCCTATTTCTGTTGGCGATGTGGTTTGTTGTTATGGCAAACTGATGCACATTGGTCGTTCTTCGATGCAAGTGAAAGTTGAAGTGTTTATCAAGCAGGTTTATGAAGGCACGCGTGAACGTTTTCTGGTAACTGAAGCGTTATTTACCTATGTTGCTACTGATAAAGAAGGCAGACCTCGTGCTGTGCCAAGAGAGAATAATCCGGAATTATATGAGGCTTTATCATTAATTACCCAAACTACCGAACAAGGAGAATAG
- a CDS encoding septation protein A: MKQLLEFIPLILFFVVYKMDGIQMASIVLVVATIAQMIALKVLYGKIEKQQLIMGGAVVFFGLLSAYFNELKYLQWKVTIVYSLFAIVLLVSQFVFKAPLIKKLLGKEINLPDQVWNKINFGWAIFFIICMLLNIYISQYLSEDIWVDFKSFGIIGLTLVATVITGFVLYPYLKEAEKQEKQDEK; this comes from the coding sequence ATGAAACAGTTACTTGAATTTATTCCGCTGATTCTATTTTTTGTCGTCTATAAAATGGACGGTATTCAAATGGCATCTATTGTGTTAGTGGTAGCAACGATTGCACAGATGATCGCCTTAAAAGTGCTTTACGGCAAAATTGAAAAGCAACAACTTATTATGGGCGGAGCAGTGGTCTTTTTTGGTTTACTCAGTGCTTATTTTAATGAATTGAAATATCTACAATGGAAAGTTACCATCGTTTATTCGCTTTTTGCTATTGTGTTATTAGTGAGCCAGTTTGTGTTTAAAGCTCCGCTAATTAAAAAATTACTCGGTAAGGAAATTAATTTGCCAGATCAAGTATGGAATAAAATCAACTTCGGTTGGGCTATTTTCTTTATTATTTGTATGTTGCTTAATATTTATATTAGCCAATATTTATCCGAAGATATCTGGGTTGATTTTAAATCTTTCGGTATTATCGGTTTAACATTGGTTGCAACAGTTATAACGGGTTTTGTACTTTATCCTTACCTAAAAGAGGCTGAAAAACAGGAAAAACAAGATGAAAAATAA
- the moeB gene encoding molybdopterin-synthase adenylyltransferase MoeB — MELTDHETLRYNRQIILKSVDFDGQEKLKSSRILIVGLGGLGCAASQYLASAGVGHLTLVDFDTVSLSNLQRQILHTDEAIGLPKVESAKARLSAINPNIQIEAINQKCSDEQWAELIANTDLVLDCTDNVTVRNQLNFQCFKQKRPLVSGSAIRFEGQISVFTYQENEPCYQCLSSLFGDGTLSCVEAGVIAPIVGVIGSFQALEAIKTLLNIGKTLSGKLLMIDGLHFSVREMALPKQKNCSVCTSN, encoded by the coding sequence ATGGAACTGACTGATCACGAAACCCTTCGTTATAACCGCCAAATTATTCTCAAAAGTGTCGATTTTGACGGGCAGGAAAAATTAAAATCGAGCCGTATTTTAATTGTTGGTTTGGGCGGCTTAGGTTGTGCGGCTTCGCAATATCTTGCTTCAGCCGGGGTAGGGCATCTCACTTTGGTTGATTTTGATACAGTTTCACTTTCTAATTTGCAACGTCAAATTTTGCATACCGATGAAGCCATTGGACTGCCTAAAGTTGAATCGGCAAAGGCTCGGCTCTCTGCGATTAATCCGAATATTCAGATTGAAGCGATTAACCAAAAATGTAGCGATGAACAGTGGGCAGAACTCATCGCTAACACAGATTTAGTGCTAGATTGTACTGATAATGTTACTGTTCGTAATCAACTGAATTTTCAATGTTTTAAACAAAAACGACCGCTTGTATCAGGCTCGGCAATTCGCTTTGAAGGGCAAATTAGTGTATTTACTTATCAAGAAAATGAGCCTTGCTACCAATGTTTGAGTAGTTTATTTGGCGATGGTACATTAAGCTGTGTAGAAGCAGGGGTAATTGCCCCGATTGTTGGTGTGATCGGTAGTTTTCAAGCATTGGAAGCGATAAAAACTCTGTTGAATATCGGCAAAACATTATCAGGAAAATTACTGATGATTGATGGTTTACATTTTTCAGTACGAGAAATGGCACTGCCTAAGCAAAAAAACTGCTCTGTTTGTACCTCCAATTAA
- the glnE gene encoding bifunctional [glutamate--ammonia ligase]-adenylyl-L-tyrosine phosphorylase/[glutamate--ammonia-ligase] adenylyltransferase, with translation MLTTLISQSQLNLPADLQNAEQIQPLVVAMAMSNLVKQTLQKHPDLLEQWVHFPPTVEECGNYTTRLNELLATVGNEEELNRALRQFRHRELAQLSFLQSNKLATVEFVFQRLSDLAESLILAARDWLFKKCCEEYGTPMNSLGEKQEMLILGMGKLGGEELNFSSDIDLIFTYPDAGETEGGRKPIENSKFFTRLGQRLIKALDDITADGFVYRTDMRLRPFGDSGALVLSFAAMEDYYQEQGRDWERYAMIKAKILGEENQNINHRYLKQMLRPFVYRRYLDFSAIQSLREMKQKISREVVRRSLTDNIKLGAGGIREVEFIVQTFQMIRGGRDKILQERSLLKVLPRLSELNLLTQSQVEKLHNAYIFYRQVENVLQAIDDKQTQTLPTDLEDQARLIFACQSYWQQALNSEDSIFIEHPFSDWAGFLAVLNGYQKEVRHIFNELIGEEENEDEVSPLNEKLAEWKDILNYNISLEDLSAILKTYPQVIEKDYETIFHHFSTTFQDWVKRPIGVRGREVLRNLMPKLADSIFEREDYLLLLPRLLNIIDKITTRTTYLELLVEREQILPQLLTLCSKSVMLAEQIARYPMLLDELIRYNGLTEVLELEQYQSALQDYLIRIPEEDEEGLIDGLRQFKQTQILRIAAADILGVLPVMKISDHLTYLAEAIINAVVNMAWKQVSQRFGTPEYLEASEKGFAVIGYGKLGGIELGYNSDLDLVFLHNAPEDSQTVGGKKEISSHQFYLKLAQKINSIFNLNTSAGVLYEVDMRLRPSGEAGLLVSTFNAYEHYQKNEAWTWESQALVRARCVFGVEPLKKEFERIRQSTLALPRTSGQLRQEICEMREKMYQHLSSHSQDKFHIKTDKGGITDIEFIAQYLVLAYSNENPQMAVWSDNVRIFDSAVECGILSLQESEQLKHCYTSLRNKIHHLNLLRKESVVEATEFVKEREFVRKMWQSLLN, from the coding sequence ATGCTTACCACTCTAATCTCCCAATCCCAACTTAATTTACCAGCTGATTTGCAAAATGCTGAGCAAATTCAACCGCTTGTTGTGGCGATGGCAATGTCTAATTTAGTCAAACAAACCTTGCAAAAACATCCTGATTTACTGGAGCAATGGGTTCATTTTCCGCCAACAGTAGAGGAGTGTGGTAATTATACTACTCGTTTAAATGAGCTTTTGGCAACGGTTGGAAATGAGGAGGAGCTAAACAGAGCATTGCGACAATTTCGCCATCGTGAATTAGCTCAATTGAGCTTTTTGCAATCAAACAAACTCGCTACGGTTGAATTTGTATTTCAACGCTTATCAGACTTAGCAGAAAGTCTGATTTTAGCTGCAAGAGATTGGTTATTTAAAAAGTGTTGTGAAGAATACGGCACGCCAATGAATAGTTTGGGGGAAAAGCAAGAAATGCTGATTTTAGGAATGGGGAAACTTGGCGGAGAAGAGCTAAATTTTTCTTCTGATATTGATCTCATCTTTACTTACCCTGATGCCGGCGAAACAGAAGGCGGGCGTAAGCCGATTGAAAACAGCAAATTTTTTACCCGACTTGGTCAGCGTTTGATTAAAGCTCTTGATGATATTACTGCTGATGGTTTCGTGTATCGCACCGATATGCGGCTTCGTCCTTTTGGCGACAGTGGGGCATTGGTGCTGAGTTTTGCCGCAATGGAAGACTACTACCAAGAGCAAGGGCGTGATTGGGAGCGTTATGCGATGATCAAAGCCAAAATTTTGGGCGAAGAGAACCAAAACATCAATCATCGCTATTTAAAACAGATGCTACGCCCTTTTGTTTACCGCCGTTATTTAGATTTTTCGGCGATCCAATCGCTGCGTGAAATGAAGCAGAAAATCAGCCGTGAAGTAGTTCGCCGTAGCTTAACGGATAACATCAAACTCGGTGCCGGCGGTATTAGGGAAGTAGAATTTATTGTACAAACCTTCCAAATGATTCGTGGCGGGCGAGATAAAATTTTACAGGAACGTAGCCTGTTAAAAGTACTCCCTCGCTTGAGTGAGCTGAATTTATTAACGCAATCACAGGTAGAAAAACTGCATAACGCTTATATTTTTTATCGTCAAGTGGAGAATGTGCTGCAAGCGATTGATGATAAACAAACACAAACTTTGCCAACAGATTTAGAAGATCAAGCTCGACTTATTTTTGCTTGTCAGAGCTATTGGCAACAAGCCTTAAATAGCGAAGATAGCATTTTTATAGAACACCCATTTAGCGATTGGGCAGGATTTTTAGCCGTATTAAATGGCTACCAAAAAGAGGTTCGCCACATTTTTAATGAATTGATTGGTGAGGAAGAAAATGAAGACGAAGTCTCTCCATTAAATGAAAAATTAGCCGAATGGAAAGATATTCTAAACTATAACATCTCGTTAGAAGATTTATCCGCAATATTAAAAACTTATCCTCAAGTTATAGAAAAGGATTATGAGACGATTTTCCACCATTTTTCCACTACTTTCCAAGATTGGGTAAAACGCCCGATTGGAGTAAGAGGGAGGGAAGTGCTTCGCAATTTAATGCCAAAACTGGCAGATAGCATTTTTGAGCGTGAAGATTATTTACTGCTTTTACCTCGTTTGCTCAATATTATAGATAAAATCACCACCCGCACAACTTATCTGGAATTGCTGGTAGAGCGGGAACAGATTTTGCCACAGTTATTAACACTCTGTAGCAAATCGGTAATGCTTGCCGAGCAAATCGCTCGCTACCCAATGTTGCTTGATGAATTAATAAGATATAACGGTTTAACCGAAGTGCTAGAGCTTGAACAGTATCAATCTGCCTTGCAGGATTATTTAATTCGCATTCCGGAAGAAGATGAAGAAGGTTTGATTGATGGCTTACGTCAGTTTAAACAAACGCAGATTTTACGTATTGCCGCAGCCGATATTTTAGGTGTGCTGCCTGTTATGAAGATCAGCGATCACCTTACTTATTTAGCAGAAGCCATTATCAATGCGGTAGTGAATATGGCGTGGAAGCAAGTTAGCCAACGTTTCGGCACACCTGAGTATTTAGAAGCTAGTGAAAAAGGCTTTGCGGTTATTGGTTATGGTAAATTGGGCGGGATTGAACTTGGTTATAATTCAGACCTTGATCTGGTTTTCTTGCATAATGCTCCGGAAGATAGCCAAACGGTTGGCGGAAAAAAGGAAATTTCAAGTCATCAATTTTATTTAAAACTTGCCCAAAAAATTAATTCGATTTTTAATCTTAACACCAGTGCCGGCGTGTTATATGAAGTGGATATGCGACTTCGCCCATCAGGCGAAGCAGGGCTTTTAGTGAGCACCTTTAATGCTTATGAACACTACCAAAAAAATGAGGCTTGGACGTGGGAAAGTCAAGCCCTCGTGCGGGCAAGATGTGTATTTGGGGTGGAGCCTTTAAAGAAAGAGTTTGAACGTATTCGCCAATCTACATTGGCATTGCCTCGTACAAGCGGTCAATTACGCCAAGAAATTTGCGAAATGCGAGAGAAAATGTATCAGCATCTTAGTTCCCATTCGCAAGACAAATTCCATATCAAAACTGATAAGGGCGGTATTACCGATATTGAATTTATTGCTCAATATTTGGTGCTGGCGTACAGTAATGAAAATCCACAAATGGCGGTATGGTCTGATAATGTGCGGATTTTCGACAGTGCGGTTGAATGCGGTATTTTAAGTTTACAAGAGAGTGAACAACTTAAACATTGCTACACCTCACTTCGCAATAAAATTCACCATTTAAACTTACTTCGCAAAGAAAGTGTGGTTGAGGCAACGGAATTTGTAAAAGAGAGAGAGTTTGTGAGAAAAATGTGGCAATCACTATTAAACTAA